The Bacteroidota bacterium sequence AAAGACCATGGCAATATTTTTCCCCCTGAACAAGGGCATCTTTTCTTTCCCCAGGCTAAGCAAATCCACCGGAGCCTTTCCTTCCCCCATAAAAAGAATCCTGCCGTTTCTAACAGTCGCCGAAGGTGGTAACAATTGCATCAGTGAAAGGGCGGTCATGGATTTTCCGCTTCCCGATTCACCAACAATTCCTAATGTCTCCGACTGATACAACTCAAAACCTATCTTATCCACCACATTTACCCAATCCCCTTCGTGCCTGAAAGCCACTTCCAGATCAGAAACCTTTAAAAGCATTCTCCTTTCCATAACCTGCTCCTCTGTAATTATTAACCTCTGCGAATAAATCAGAGCAAACCCAGTTTTTTCATTTTTTCAATATCATCCGGAGTATCCACTGAAACTGTTTCATAATCTGTTTCAGCAACTTTAATTTTATACCCGTTTTCAAGCCAGCGGTTTTGTTCAAGCGATTCGGCAATTTCCAGGGATGAAGGAGGCAATTGGGTAATCTTCTTTAAAATATCAAGGCGGTACGCATAAATGCCAATATGCTTAAAAAATGTATGCTTCTCCATCCATTTATCCTGTTCCACGTTGCGCACATAAGGAATTGGAGAACGGCTGAAATAGATCGCTTCACTATCTTTATTAAGAATGACCTTGGGCAGGTTAACATCAAAAATTTCTTCGTTTTCATCAACTTCCTTAACCAAAGTGGCAATCTGAGTGGTTTCATCATCGAAACAACTCATCAGTTCCTGGATCTGCTCGGGATGAATAAATGGCTCGTCGCCCTGAATATTAATCACCACATCGAAAGTCAGGCCCGACAGGGTTTCGAAATTTTTGACAGCCTCGCAACAACGGTCGGTTCCGCTTCTGTGATTGGGCGAGGTCATGACCACCTTTCCGCCAAAATTTTTGACAGCCTGTTCAATCCTTTGGTCATCTGTAGCAACCACAACCGATGGCAAAACTTTTGAAGATTGTTCATAAACACGCTGAATCATCATTTTGCCGCCGATGTCAGCTAAAGGTTTACCCGGGAAACGCGTGGAAGCGTATCGGGAAGGTATGATTCCAATAAAATTCATCTTATCCGGTTAAATTTTGGTCACAATTTTGTAAATCCTTCAAGAAATAAAACATCAAAAGTACTTTTTTATTTACAACCCTCGTTGTATGCTGGGAGAAAAAAGTATATAATCCCAATAAGAAATTTGTATTTACCTGACAAAAATGCAAATTTATATGTAATTTTGTCAGGATATTGTGATTTTTGTTTTAAAGTCAGGGCTTTCGGAATAAATTATTTTTAGTTGAAACAATAAAATATGGATACACAGAAAATAAAACAACGCTTCAACATAATAGGGAATCATATTGGATTAAACAGGGCAATTGACATTGCCGTGCAGGTAGCCTCCACCGATTTGTCGGTTTTTATCACGGGTGAAAGCGGTACCGGCAAGGAAGTTTTTCCACAAATCATACATCAATTCAGTGCACGTAAACATGGCCAGTACATTGCAGTGAACTGTGGAGCAATTCCAGAAGGAACGATAGACTCCGAATTGTTTGGACATGAAAAGGGCTCCTTTACAGGTGCCCAGGAAACCAGAAAGGGATATTTTGAAGTGGCCGACGGGGGAACAATTTTTCTGGATGAAGTGGCCGAATTGCCATTATCAACGCAGGTAAGATTATTGAGGGTCTTGGAAACGGGCGAATTTCTTAAGGTAGGTTCATCAAAAGTCCAAAAAACCAATGTCAGGGTAGTTACAGCAACTAATATTGACGTGCCTCAGGCAATTTTAGCAGGAAAATTCAGAGAGGACTTATATTACCGGTTAAACACCGTACCTATTTCTATTCCTGCCCTTAGAGAAAGGAAAGAAGACATACACCTTCTGTTTAGAAAATTTGCCCTTGATTTCGCTGAAAAATACAGGATGCCTACCATCACTCTTGATGGCGAAGCGGTAAGGCTGCTTGAAAATTTTGAATGGCCGGGAAACGTCAGACAGTTGAAAAATATCACCGAACAAATTTCCGTAATAGAGCAAAAAAGAGAAATCAATGCGGAAACTCTCCTGAAATATCTGCCCGACTACCACAGCATAAAGCTTCCGGCCATATACAACAATCATACTGTGGATCAGGATACCTTTGCCTCGGAAAGGGAAATACTATACAAGATACTTTTCGATATGAAAAGTGATATGAATGATCTGAAAAAACTGGTACTTGACCTGATGCAAAAAAACAGCAATCAAATAGATTTCCAGGGAAATCATTCTCAAATCATAAAGAAGCTTTACGATAATGTAGAACCCGATCTTGAGAAAATTGAAAATAATCATTTTAATGAAAATAATCATTTTAAAATCAATCAAAGTCAGAACCAGAATCCCAATATCCAGGATACAGAGGAAATTCTTGAAGAATCCCTGTTGATTGAGGACAAGGAAAAAGAACTCATCAGGAAAGCCCTGGAAAAATACCAGGGGAAACGCCGCAATGCTGCTGAAGAATTAGGTATTTCAGAAAGGACTTTATACCGAAAAATTAAGGAATATAAAATATAATTCACCAATCTGGAATAATTTTATAATTTTGCTTTTCTAATTTTGCTTATGAACACTTTAAGAAACTGTATATTATTCGTTTTTCTGGCAGCATTGTCGGGATGCGGATGTTATTCCTTTACAGGAGCAACCATTTCCCCTGAGTTGAAAACCATCTCGGTACAATATTTTCCCAACAGGGCACTCATTGTTAATCCTACTTTTAGTCAGACTTTTACTGAAGCTTTAAAAGATAAAATCCGCTCACAGACCAGTCTGAAGTTGGTTAATGGCATGGGCGATTGTAATTTCGAAGGAGAAGTAAAGGACTACTCAACTTCACCGGTGGCAATTACAGGATCCAACCAGGCTGCCAAAAACCGGTTGACGGTTACCATACATGTTAAGTTTACAAACAGTAAAGACTCCAAACTTGACTATGATACAAGTTTCACCCGTTATGAAGATTACGACTCATCATTGAGCCTTGATCAGGCTGAAAAGTCTATTCTCACTGATATTATTGATCAACTTACTGAAGATATTTTCAATAAAGCTTTTGTAAATTGGTAAAAATATTATCTTTGAATAAACACAGAAGCAAATAAAATGGATAGTAACGACCTGAAAAAATATCTGCTTCATTATGAACAGCTTGGCTCGTCGGACATTGATGCCCTAAACGAGGTGCTTGTTCAATATCCTTACTTTCAGGTTGCTCACCTTCTTAAGGCCAGGTGTTTGAAAAATATGCTTGACCCTCAGCTCGACGATAAGCTAAAGATTACCTCGCTTTATGCAGGCAACAGAATCCTTCTTTACAAACTGCTTAATGATTCCGGAATTCCCACTTCAACCATTACAGTTAAAAAAGAAATTGAAGAGGATAAAAAACAACCTGAAGAAAAAGAAGTTCTGAAAGAAGCAGCTGAAAAAATCGAAAACAGCAATGAACCGGAATTAACTTCGGAAGATACAAGTACTTCTGAACAAGCCGGGGAATCCGTTGAAACTCCTACTGAAACTGAAAAAGAAGAACAAACGGTCAAAAAAGATTCAGTAGAAAAGGAACTTCTTGACTTCGAATATCAGGGCTATTCTTTAGAATCAGGCAAGGGGAACAAGGGGGCAGAGAGTGAAATGAATCCTGTCTCAATTCCTTTGGATGAAATACATCCTTCAGAAACTAAGAGTTCCGACTTAATTGAAAGCTTCATTAAAAGTAATCCAAGAATAATTCCTTCAAAGGAAAAACTTAAAAACAAAGATATATCTGCTGACAGTGTTCAGGAAAATGAAGATTTGGTTACTGAAACATTGGCTAAAATTTATGCTCAGCAAGGATTATTTGTCAAGGCAATTTCAGTTTATAAGAAATTATGTTTGAAATTTCCAGAAAAAAATGATTACTTTGCAAGCCTTATAAAAGAGATTGAACAAAAGTCTAAAAAACAATAAATTAAAATAATATGTATATCCTATTAATTTCCTTGATTATTGTCATCTGCATTCTTTTAATTTTAATCGTTTTGGTTCAAAATTCAAAAGGTGGAGGTTTAGCGTCCAATTTTTCATCTTCTAACCAATTTATGGGAGTTAGAAAAACAGCTGATTTTCTTGAAAAATCAACATGGACTTTAGGTGCAGCTTTAATGATACTAAGTATGGTGGCTACAATTATAGTACCTAAAGCAAAAGAAGATACCAAATCGGCCATTGAAGATCAGATCAATAATATCTCCGTGCCAAGTCAAAACGTTAACTTTCCGACCTCATCTTCACAGAATGCCGGTGCAGGAAAAAATCAGAACGCTGCACAGGGTTCAAATGCAGGAAGCACAAATAATCCAGGGGCAACCCAACCAACAGGTAAATAAAGGGAAAGAAGAACACCTTAAAATATTTATTCTAAAAAATGTCAGTATGTCATAATTTACTGACATTTTTTTTCTGAAAAAATTAAAGCTAATTTTTTAGCCTAATTTATTAGTGTTCAATTAATAATTATATTAATTTAGTTTAGTTTTATTTACAAGAATTTTTTTCCCTTATGTAAAAATGTCCGTTTACTTAATCCATGCAAAGGGAATTGCCTTTTGGCATAGATTATGTTAACCCCCTAACGTGAATTTAAGTTTAAACTAAAATTTTGTCTAATTTAAAATACTTACAAGATGTCAGAATTAAAAATAAAACCCTTAGCTGATAGAGTTCTCGTTGAACCAGAAGCAGCAGAAGAAAAAACTGCAAGTGGAATTATTATTCCCGATACGGCCAAAGAAAAGCCACAAAAAGGCACAGTAGTAGCTGTTGGCGCTGGAACCAAAGATGAGAAAATGGAAGTTAAGGTTGGAGATAAGGTTCTTTACGGAAAATATGCCGGTACCGAAATAACCGTTGAAGATAATGATTATTTAATGATGCGTCAAAGTGATATTTTAGCTATCGTATAATTATTCAAACAACTTTATCAAACTGGTTTTAAATTCAGATCCGGTTCTAATAATTAGTGAGTTATAGAAAACATTAAAATTTTTGAAAATGGCAAAAGAAATTAAATTTAATATTGAAGCCCGTGATTTGCTTAAGAAAGGTGTTGATTCTTTGGCAAATGCAGTTAAAGTTACATTAGGTCCTAAAGGCCGTAATGTTGTTATCGACAAGAAATTCGGAACCCCGCAGATAACCAAAGACGGTGTAACCGTTGCAAAAGAAATCGAACTTACAAACCGTTTTGAAAATATCGGTGCTCAGATTGTAAAGGAAGTTGCTTCAAAAACCAATGACAATGCCGGTGATGGAACAACCACGGCTACTGTTTTGGCAC is a genomic window containing:
- the kdsB gene encoding 3-deoxy-manno-octulosonate cytidylyltransferase — its product is MNFIGIIPSRYASTRFPGKPLADIGGKMMIQRVYEQSSKVLPSVVVATDDQRIEQAVKNFGGKVVMTSPNHRSGTDRCCEAVKNFETLSGLTFDVVINIQGDEPFIHPEQIQELMSCFDDETTQIATLVKEVDENEEIFDVNLPKVILNKDSEAIYFSRSPIPYVRNVEQDKWMEKHTFFKHIGIYAYRLDILKKITQLPPSSLEIAESLEQNRWLENGYKIKVAETDYETVSVDTPDDIEKMKKLGLL
- a CDS encoding LptE family protein; amino-acid sequence: MNTLRNCILFVFLAALSGCGCYSFTGATISPELKTISVQYFPNRALIVNPTFSQTFTEALKDKIRSQTSLKLVNGMGDCNFEGEVKDYSTSPVAITGSNQAAKNRLTVTIHVKFTNSKDSKLDYDTSFTRYEDYDSSLSLDQAEKSILTDIIDQLTEDIFNKAFVNW
- a CDS encoding sigma-54 dependent transcriptional regulator, with amino-acid sequence MDTQKIKQRFNIIGNHIGLNRAIDIAVQVASTDLSVFITGESGTGKEVFPQIIHQFSARKHGQYIAVNCGAIPEGTIDSELFGHEKGSFTGAQETRKGYFEVADGGTIFLDEVAELPLSTQVRLLRVLETGEFLKVGSSKVQKTNVRVVTATNIDVPQAILAGKFREDLYYRLNTVPISIPALRERKEDIHLLFRKFALDFAEKYRMPTITLDGEAVRLLENFEWPGNVRQLKNITEQISVIEQKREINAETLLKYLPDYHSIKLPAIYNNHTVDQDTFASEREILYKILFDMKSDMNDLKKLVLDLMQKNSNQIDFQGNHSQIIKKLYDNVEPDLEKIENNHFNENNHFKINQSQNQNPNIQDTEEILEESLLIEDKEKELIRKALEKYQGKRRNAAEELGISERTLYRKIKEYKI
- the secG gene encoding preprotein translocase subunit SecG, producing the protein MYILLISLIIVICILLILIVLVQNSKGGGLASNFSSSNQFMGVRKTADFLEKSTWTLGAALMILSMVATIIVPKAKEDTKSAIEDQINNISVPSQNVNFPTSSSQNAGAGKNQNAAQGSNAGSTNNPGATQPTGK
- a CDS encoding co-chaperone GroES, which gives rise to MSELKIKPLADRVLVEPEAAEEKTASGIIIPDTAKEKPQKGTVVAVGAGTKDEKMEVKVGDKVLYGKYAGTEITVEDNDYLMMRQSDILAIV